A window from Mesorhizobium sp. WSM2240 encodes these proteins:
- a CDS encoding SDR family oxidoreductase: MDLGIRGKKAIVCASSRGLGKGCALALAEAGCDLVVNGRDATVLARTAAEIRERFGVSVTEIAGNVADPAVQKALLAACPEPDILVNNNGGPPFRDFRELDREAIVKGVTNNMIAPIELIQAVLDGMAARGFGRIVNITSLSVYVPIPGLDLSSGARAGLTSFLAGVARTVADKNVTINNMLPGKLDTDRLRPPHEVGTVEEPAAAAARKAQASAAVPAKRLGTPEEFGQICAFLCSVHAGYLTGQNIPVDGGLYVSAF, encoded by the coding sequence ATGGATCTCGGCATTCGCGGAAAAAAGGCCATCGTCTGCGCTTCGAGCCGCGGCCTCGGCAAGGGCTGCGCGCTGGCGCTGGCGGAGGCGGGCTGCGATCTCGTGGTCAACGGGCGCGACGCAACGGTTCTGGCCAGAACGGCGGCGGAGATACGCGAGCGGTTCGGTGTGAGCGTGACCGAGATTGCCGGCAATGTGGCGGACCCGGCGGTCCAGAAGGCGCTGCTCGCCGCCTGTCCGGAGCCGGATATTCTCGTCAACAACAATGGCGGTCCGCCTTTCCGCGATTTTCGCGAGCTCGACCGCGAGGCGATCGTCAAAGGCGTGACCAACAACATGATCGCGCCGATCGAACTAATCCAAGCGGTCCTCGACGGCATGGCGGCGCGCGGCTTCGGCCGCATCGTCAACATAACCTCGCTTTCGGTCTATGTGCCTATCCCCGGCCTCGACCTTTCGTCCGGCGCGCGCGCGGGTCTGACCTCGTTCCTGGCTGGCGTCGCGCGAACGGTCGCGGACAAGAACGTCACCATAAACAACATGTTGCCGGGCAAACTTGACACCGACAGGTTGCGCCCCCCGCACGAAGTCGGCACTGTCGAGGAACCTGCCGCTGCGGCCGCCCGCAAGGCCCAGGCCTCTGCCGCCGTTCCGGCCAAGCGCCTCGGCACGCCGGAGGAATTCGGGCAGATCTGCGCGTTCCTGTGCTCTGTCCACGCCGGGTATCTCACCGGCCAGAACATTCCCGTCGATGGTGGGCTTTACGTCAGCGCGTTCTAG
- a CDS encoding UDP-2,3-diacylglucosamine diphosphatase, whose amino-acid sequence MPGETPRSFRTLFISDIHLGSKAAKAEFLIDFLRHHEAEAIYLVGDIVDGWRLRRSWHWPQLHNDVVQKLLRQARKGVRITYIAGNHDEFLRMFQGVHFGGIVVADRAVHESADGKKYLVIHGDQFDTVVHNMRWLAYLGDKAYDAAIMVNRVIARFRRLFGMPYWSFSSWAKVKVKKAVNFIGAFQEVLTEEARRSQVDGVICGHIHHAVIEKFDDVQYINTGDWVESCTAVVEHFDGRMEILYWPHIRTNVPAVAEQGFVPVVIDSETVKAA is encoded by the coding sequence ATGCCCGGCGAAACTCCCCGCAGCTTCCGCACGCTTTTCATTTCCGACATCCATCTCGGGTCGAAGGCGGCCAAAGCCGAGTTCCTGATCGATTTCCTGCGCCATCACGAGGCCGAGGCCATCTATCTGGTCGGCGATATCGTTGACGGCTGGCGGCTGCGCCGCTCATGGCACTGGCCGCAACTCCACAACGACGTGGTCCAGAAACTGCTGCGACAGGCACGCAAGGGCGTGCGGATCACCTATATTGCCGGCAATCACGACGAGTTCCTGCGCATGTTCCAGGGTGTGCATTTCGGCGGCATCGTGGTCGCCGACCGCGCCGTACACGAGAGCGCCGACGGCAAGAAATATCTCGTCATCCATGGCGACCAGTTCGACACGGTAGTGCACAATATGCGCTGGCTCGCCTATCTCGGCGACAAGGCCTATGACGCGGCGATCATGGTCAACCGGGTCATAGCCCGTTTCAGACGGCTCTTCGGCATGCCCTACTGGTCGTTCTCGTCATGGGCGAAGGTAAAGGTCAAGAAGGCAGTCAACTTCATCGGCGCGTTCCAGGAGGTACTCACCGAGGAGGCGCGCCGCTCGCAGGTCGACGGCGTCATCTGCGGTCATATCCATCACGCCGTCATCGAGAAGTTCGACGATGTCCAGTACATCAACACCGGTGACTGGGTAGAAAGCTGCACTGCAGTAGTCGAGCATTTCGACGGCAGGATGGAAATCCTGTACTGGCCGCATATTCGCACAAATGTTCCGGCGGTGGCCGAACAAGGCTTCGTGCCGGTCGTCATCGACAGCGAGACCGTCAAGGCTGCCTGA
- a CDS encoding MFS transporter, which yields MSLPPLSPEQQIKPRRFELRISLIFAALFIPLGVHLPYFPLWLEAKGFDAAQIAIILSAPMFLRVVTTPFITALADEAKDRANVLIALVAAALALSAGYFLEPTYVVVLGVSLALTVVWTPHSPLADSLALSGVRRFRSSYANMRIWGSAAFLCANLGGGFVLAMTSADAVPAMISIGLCGTLLAALFAPRLGRPRRASPLSAADLQDSAPKLFNRYFLLFVAGAGVINASHGFLYSFVSIYWKSIGVSETLVGFLWAWAVVAEVGMFLIFSRVFGKVSVPALLAAAGLAAILRWVAYPLIWPLGLGVVGFFAIQTLHAVSTGLILLGVQKLIAETVAEERTGAAQGIAFFANGFSMAAATLLSGPLYAAFGVGGFFFMAVFALAGIGLIALAARSAPKGRLGR from the coding sequence ATGTCTCTTCCGCCGCTTTCCCCAGAGCAACAGATCAAGCCGCGCCGCTTCGAACTGCGCATCAGCCTGATTTTCGCCGCGCTCTTCATCCCACTCGGCGTGCATCTCCCATATTTCCCGCTCTGGCTGGAAGCGAAAGGGTTCGACGCCGCACAGATCGCCATCATTCTGTCCGCGCCGATGTTTTTGCGTGTCGTCACCACACCCTTCATTACGGCATTGGCGGACGAGGCCAAGGATCGCGCCAATGTCCTGATCGCGCTGGTTGCGGCCGCCCTTGCGCTTTCGGCCGGCTATTTCCTTGAACCTACCTATGTCGTCGTGCTCGGCGTCTCGCTGGCGCTGACTGTGGTGTGGACGCCGCATTCGCCGCTTGCCGATTCGCTGGCGCTGTCGGGCGTCAGACGCTTCCGGTCCAGCTATGCCAACATGCGCATCTGGGGTTCCGCTGCCTTCCTCTGCGCCAATCTCGGCGGCGGTTTTGTTCTTGCCATGACCAGCGCTGACGCGGTCCCGGCGATGATCTCGATCGGGCTTTGCGGAACGCTTCTAGCGGCGCTCTTTGCGCCCCGACTGGGCCGGCCGCGCCGCGCTTCGCCCTTGTCGGCGGCCGACCTGCAGGATTCGGCGCCCAAGCTGTTCAACCGCTATTTCCTGCTGTTCGTGGCTGGGGCAGGCGTCATCAACGCCAGCCACGGATTCCTCTACAGCTTCGTGTCGATCTACTGGAAATCGATTGGCGTCAGCGAAACGCTGGTCGGGTTCCTGTGGGCTTGGGCGGTCGTTGCCGAAGTCGGCATGTTCCTGATCTTCTCGCGTGTGTTCGGCAAGGTTTCGGTTCCAGCGCTGCTTGCGGCGGCGGGATTGGCCGCTATCCTGCGTTGGGTCGCCTATCCGCTGATCTGGCCGCTCGGTCTTGGCGTGGTCGGCTTTTTCGCGATCCAGACGCTGCATGCGGTTTCCACGGGGCTCATCCTGCTCGGGGTCCAGAAGCTGATCGCCGAGACGGTCGCGGAGGAACGCACCGGTGCTGCGCAAGGCATCGCTTTCTTCGCCAACGGATTCTCCATGGCCGCCGCCACCCTGCTGTCGGGGCCGCTCTACGCCGCCTTCGGCGTCGGCGGCTTCTTCTTCATGGCCGTCTTCGCACTCGCGGGAATTGGATTGATCGCGCTTGCGGCCCGTTCAGCCCCAAAGGGCCGGCTCGGGCGGTGA
- the dgcA gene encoding N-acetyl-D-Glu racemase DgcA, with translation MKRDLLVESERFPIAGTFTISRGSKTEAEVICCTISDGGSSGRAECVPYRRYGETMESVNAAIEAMRGEIIRSMDREELLRAMPAGAARNALDCALWDLEAKMSGRRAYAQISATAPRPVETAFTLSLGTPETMAAQAAANATRPLLKVKIGGENDIERIRAVAGAAPRSRIILDANEGWTDGNVEANLAAAAELGIALVEQPLPAGRDEILRRIEHAVPICADESIHEAADLEELAGLYDAVNIKLDKAGGLTAAILLRNRARELGLSVMVGCMVGTSLAMAPAVLLAQDADFADLDGPLLLARDRSPGLVYDGSMVSPPEPALWG, from the coding sequence ATGAAGCGTGACCTTTTAGTCGAATCCGAACGCTTTCCGATCGCCGGCACGTTCACCATTTCGCGCGGGTCGAAAACCGAGGCCGAAGTGATCTGCTGCACGATCAGCGATGGCGGATCCTCGGGCCGCGCCGAATGCGTGCCCTACCGGCGCTATGGCGAGACGATGGAAAGCGTGAACGCGGCGATCGAAGCGATGCGCGGCGAAATCATCCGTAGTATGGACCGCGAGGAGCTGCTTCGCGCAATGCCGGCAGGTGCCGCCCGCAACGCGCTCGACTGCGCCCTGTGGGACCTCGAAGCGAAGATGTCGGGCAGGCGTGCATATGCCCAAATCTCGGCGACGGCGCCGCGCCCGGTCGAGACGGCGTTCACCCTCTCGCTCGGCACTCCTGAAACCATGGCCGCGCAAGCCGCCGCCAATGCGACGCGGCCGCTGCTCAAGGTGAAGATCGGCGGCGAGAACGATATCGAACGCATCCGCGCGGTGGCCGGTGCCGCTCCCCGCAGCAGGATCATACTCGACGCCAATGAAGGCTGGACCGACGGGAATGTCGAAGCGAACCTTGCCGCCGCCGCCGAACTCGGCATTGCGCTTGTCGAGCAGCCGCTGCCCGCCGGCCGGGACGAGATCCTGCGCCGCATCGAGCATGCGGTGCCGATCTGTGCGGACGAGAGCATTCACGAGGCCGCCGACCTCGAAGAGCTCGCCGGCCTCTACGACGCGGTGAACATCAAGCTCGACAAGGCGGGCGGACTGACCGCCGCCATACTGCTGCGCAACCGGGCCCGGGAACTCGGCCTGTCCGTTATGGTCGGCTGCATGGTCGGCACGTCGCTGGCCATGGCGCCGGCCGTCCTTCTTGCGCAGGACGCAGATTTCGCCGATCTCGATGGGCCCCTGCTTCTCGCCCGCGATCGCTCGCCGGGGCTGGTCTATGACGGGTCGATGGTTTCACCGCCCGAGCCGGCCCTTTGGGGCTGA
- a CDS encoding ABC transporter permease, translating to MLTNAIRESSGQAADDGRPRIAETEEGGVLHCALSGAWTTRTVARVDAEMRKIERRTGYNSMVLDLSKVEKLDTAGAWLIDRLMTSLAGRGIETSLQGQSEAGSVLLDAVSDASQREHDVTPPRPPNIIIHALELLGRAVYAGRDDIIASMAILGATIRGGQMKLGRGHSVNPAAIFNQIDRMGVGAIPVVVLMSAIVGAIVAQQGALQLRYFGADIFVVDLVGILVLRELGVLMTAIMIAGRSGSAITAEIGSMKMREEVDALTVIGLNPVGVLVFPRLVALVVALPCLTVAANFAALGGAILVSWFYSDIAPAAFIDRLRSAIDVSTIAVGLIKAPFMAMIIGILAAVEGLKVGGSAESLGRHVTASVVKSIFVVVILDGMFAIFFAAIDF from the coding sequence ATGTTGACCAACGCCATCAGGGAATCAAGCGGCCAGGCGGCCGACGATGGACGTCCCCGCATCGCGGAGACGGAGGAAGGCGGCGTGCTTCATTGCGCGCTGTCGGGGGCGTGGACGACGCGAACCGTGGCCCGGGTCGACGCCGAGATGCGAAAGATCGAACGCAGGACCGGCTATAATTCCATGGTTCTCGACCTCTCGAAAGTCGAGAAGCTGGACACCGCCGGCGCCTGGCTGATCGATCGGCTGATGACCTCGCTTGCAGGGCGAGGCATCGAAACCAGCCTGCAAGGCCAGAGCGAGGCCGGTTCCGTACTGCTCGATGCGGTGAGCGACGCTTCTCAACGGGAGCACGATGTCACCCCGCCGCGACCTCCCAACATCATCATTCACGCGTTGGAACTGCTAGGCCGCGCGGTCTATGCCGGGCGCGACGACATCATTGCCTCCATGGCCATTCTCGGCGCAACGATCCGCGGCGGCCAGATGAAGCTTGGACGCGGGCACAGCGTTAATCCCGCCGCGATCTTCAACCAGATCGACCGGATGGGAGTCGGGGCCATTCCCGTCGTCGTGCTGATGTCGGCAATCGTCGGCGCGATTGTCGCGCAGCAAGGCGCCCTGCAATTGCGATATTTCGGCGCCGACATCTTCGTTGTCGATCTGGTCGGCATACTGGTGCTGCGGGAACTCGGCGTGTTGATGACTGCGATCATGATCGCCGGCCGCTCCGGTAGCGCCATCACCGCCGAGATCGGTTCGATGAAGATGCGCGAGGAGGTTGACGCGCTGACCGTCATCGGCCTCAACCCCGTCGGCGTGCTGGTGTTTCCGCGGCTCGTCGCCTTGGTCGTTGCCTTGCCCTGCCTGACGGTTGCAGCCAATTTCGCGGCACTTGGCGGCGCTATCCTGGTCTCCTGGTTCTATTCCGATATTGCGCCAGCCGCATTCATCGACCGCCTGCGCAGTGCGATCGACGTCAGTACCATCGCGGTCGGGCTGATAAAGGCGCCTTTCATGGCGATGATCATCGGCATCCTCGCGGCCGTCGAAGGCCTGAAGGTCGGCGGCAGCGCCGAATCGCTTGGCCGCCACGTCACGGCCTCGGTCGTGAAGTCGATCTTCGTCGTCGTCATTCTGGACGGTATGTTCGCCATCTTCTTCGCCGCGATTGATTTCTAG
- a CDS encoding ABC transporter ATP-binding protein, which produces MSDQAELAEPESRAGGEENIILSARDVTVGFGDKIILEKLSLDIRRGEILGFVGASGSGKSVLLRTILGLNKKRSGTIHLFGVDVDKATEAERLKIDMRLGVLFQHGALFSALTVQENIQVPMREYLDLPKKLMDELALLKIELVGLPRDAAAKFPSELSGGMIKRAALARALALDPDIVFLDEPTSGLDPIGAAEFDELVAKLRDTMGLTVYMVTHDLDSLFSVCDRVAVLGNKKVLVQGTIEDMLASEEPWVKSYFRGKRARQLDLAARE; this is translated from the coding sequence ATGAGCGATCAGGCCGAACTCGCTGAACCCGAATCCCGCGCCGGCGGCGAGGAGAACATTATTTTGTCGGCGCGTGACGTTACGGTCGGCTTCGGCGACAAGATCATTCTCGAAAAGCTGTCGCTGGACATCAGGCGCGGCGAGATACTGGGATTCGTCGGCGCGTCAGGCTCGGGAAAATCGGTACTGCTGCGAACGATCCTTGGTCTCAATAAGAAGCGCTCCGGCACCATCCATCTGTTCGGCGTCGATGTCGACAAGGCGACCGAGGCGGAACGCCTGAAGATCGACATGCGCCTTGGCGTCCTTTTCCAGCACGGCGCGCTGTTTTCGGCGCTCACCGTGCAGGAAAACATACAGGTTCCGATGCGCGAATATCTCGACCTCCCCAAGAAGCTGATGGACGAACTGGCGCTCCTGAAGATCGAACTGGTCGGCCTTCCACGCGACGCGGCCGCCAAATTCCCATCGGAGCTTTCGGGCGGTATGATCAAGCGCGCCGCTTTGGCGCGGGCGCTTGCGCTCGATCCCGACATCGTTTTCCTCGACGAGCCGACCTCCGGCCTCGATCCGATCGGCGCCGCCGAGTTCGATGAACTGGTCGCAAAGCTGCGAGACACGATGGGGCTGACCGTCTACATGGTCACCCACGATCTCGACAGCCTGTTCTCGGTGTGCGACCGGGTCGCGGTTCTCGGCAATAAGAAGGTGCTGGTTCAGGGGACCATTGAAGATATGCTGGCCAGCGAGGAACCGTGGGTGAAATCCTACTTTCGCGGCAAGCGGGCGCGGCAACTCGACCTTGCCGCCAGGGAATAG
- a CDS encoding MlaD family protein, producing the protein METKANYVIVGIFTLVAIIAAFAFVYWTAAIGDRGETAELRVRIPGSASGLGSGSAVLFNGVKVGDVRRVYIDVLNPSVAIADTEIDRLTPITRSTQAVIGIAGLTGQANIEMRGADLQEPNLLDEAEANGTVAEITADPSAVTNLLQTAQNIFKRADTVLSELEGFTHDVRGPLTKTVENTRTFSDALARNADGVDKFLESVSKLSEELAGVSGKLDGTLQAAEDLLNSVDRQKVTQIVANVETFTKNLSETSTQFDAVVKRVDKAVGTIDQFAERGSDALAKADGILEAVDPAMVRTSLSNIDIASRDARTAAADIAKVTDKFGRRAEDIDGMISDARQLTGRLNDASVRVDGILVKVDKLLGSGEAEGLMVDASETLKAFRQVAETLNSRLATITDGLARFSGQGLREVEALVQDSRRSINRIEQAITDLERNPQRIITGGEGTVRQYDGRARR; encoded by the coding sequence ATGGAAACCAAAGCAAACTACGTCATTGTCGGAATTTTCACGCTCGTGGCGATCATCGCGGCGTTCGCCTTCGTCTATTGGACCGCGGCGATCGGCGATCGTGGCGAGACGGCGGAGTTGCGTGTGCGCATTCCGGGCTCCGCATCCGGACTGGGCAGCGGCAGCGCCGTTTTGTTCAACGGCGTCAAGGTCGGCGATGTCCGGCGGGTCTATATCGACGTGCTGAATCCCAGTGTGGCCATCGCCGACACAGAGATCGACCGGCTGACGCCGATCACAAGATCGACGCAGGCTGTCATTGGTATCGCCGGCCTCACCGGCCAAGCCAATATCGAGATGAGGGGCGCCGATCTGCAGGAGCCGAACCTGCTTGACGAGGCGGAGGCGAACGGCACGGTGGCGGAGATCACCGCCGACCCGTCCGCCGTCACCAACCTTCTCCAAACCGCGCAGAATATCTTCAAGCGCGCCGACACAGTTCTCTCCGAACTCGAGGGCTTTACCCACGATGTCCGCGGGCCGTTGACGAAGACGGTCGAGAACACCCGCACTTTCTCGGATGCACTGGCGCGGAATGCCGACGGTGTCGACAAGTTCCTGGAAAGCGTCTCCAAGCTTTCCGAGGAACTGGCGGGCGTTTCCGGCAAGCTCGACGGCACGTTGCAAGCTGCCGAAGACCTTCTCAATTCCGTGGACCGGCAGAAAGTTACCCAGATCGTCGCCAATGTCGAAACCTTCACCAAAAATCTGAGTGAAACCAGCACACAGTTCGACGCGGTCGTGAAGCGGGTGGACAAGGCGGTCGGTACGATCGACCAATTCGCCGAGAGAGGCAGTGATGCGTTGGCCAAGGCCGACGGCATCCTCGAAGCGGTCGATCCGGCGATGGTTCGCACCTCACTGTCCAATATCGATATCGCAAGCCGCGACGCCCGGACGGCCGCCGCCGACATCGCAAAGGTCACCGACAAATTCGGCCGGCGGGCCGAAGACATCGACGGGATGATCAGCGACGCAAGGCAACTGACCGGACGCCTCAACGATGCTTCGGTGCGGGTCGACGGCATTCTGGTGAAGGTCGACAAGCTTCTCGGCTCGGGCGAGGCGGAGGGCCTGATGGTCGATGCGAGCGAGACGCTGAAGGCATTCCGCCAGGTCGCCGAAACGCTGAATTCCAGGTTGGCCACGATCACCGATGGGCTCGCCCGCTTCTCCGGTCAGGGCCTGCGTGAGGTCGAGGCGCTGGTACAGGACAGCCGCCGTTCGATCAACAGGATCGAGCAGGCAATCACCGACCTCGAACGCAATCCGCAGCGCATTATCACGGGCGGTGAGGGGACTGTGCGCCAGTACGACGGAAGGGCGCGGCGTTGA